The Nitrospira sp. genome contains a region encoding:
- a CDS encoding DUF1566 domain-containing protein — protein sequence MSLPKWVTRFAILIIIGASALLGYQLLTRPATHKEALIADIIQNWQNTHPSAHRFVILPDFNNDAVLDKDTGLIWEISPQPTTVTWNEARATCVTRATGGQKGWRLPAPAEMRSLVGPAVDSPIPHLPPGHPFSNIQPTSYWTVVPEANQPSYARYVDAFLGNVLSFIKIYTYPVWCVRGPIKGVE from the coding sequence GTGTCGCTACCTAAATGGGTCACTCGATTCGCCATCCTTATCATCATTGGCGCATCCGCTCTTTTGGGATACCAGCTCCTGACACGTCCGGCGACCCACAAGGAAGCGCTGATTGCTGATATCATTCAAAACTGGCAAAACACACATCCTTCGGCACACCGGTTTGTGATACTGCCCGACTTCAACAACGACGCGGTCCTTGATAAGGATACGGGCCTCATCTGGGAGATCTCTCCACAACCAACGACCGTGACGTGGAACGAGGCTCGTGCCACTTGCGTCACAAGAGCGACGGGGGGACAGAAGGGCTGGCGCCTTCCTGCACCGGCCGAAATGCGTAGCCTCGTGGGGCCTGCAGTTGACTCACCCATTCCCCATCTCCCACCGGGTCATCCATTCTCAAATATCCAGCCGACATCCTATTGGACGGTGGTTCCGGAAGCGAATCAGCCATCCTATGCAAGGTACGTGGACGCATTCCTGGGCAATGTGCTCAGTTTCATCAAAATATACACGTATCCAGTCTGGTGCGTTCGCGGACCAATTAAGGGTGTGGAATAG
- a CDS encoding cobalamin B12-binding domain-containing protein has product MNTHRIHRVSKLVGLSRDVVRVWERRYGLVKPLRSANRYREYTDEDVALLRFLKEELDRGQTIGALAVEGRDALLNRMRISSTPKRQDLSPHNSLLEELISRLDPLDKTRFEQQLNAAVAVIPFEEAVQRILLPLQRRIGELWHEGRVTVAVEHYVTKVIQQKLFAVMNQLPVNEFGPRVLVACPEGEFHEIGAQAAAYLAAARGCHVYYLGPNLPISALQTFCERVKPDLVLLSLTERQSDETTNKLLDELKGLSASWSVAIGGQGARVIEHLLERSGVQLLDDLAALHNRLAILLSRQQRAIR; this is encoded by the coding sequence ATGAACACACACAGAATTCATAGAGTTTCGAAGCTTGTGGGGCTTTCAAGAGATGTGGTCAGGGTCTGGGAACGGCGGTATGGACTTGTCAAACCGTTGCGGAGTGCCAACCGCTATAGGGAATACACCGATGAAGATGTCGCCCTCCTTCGTTTTCTTAAGGAAGAGCTCGACCGCGGCCAAACAATCGGGGCACTCGCGGTCGAAGGGCGGGATGCACTGCTTAATCGAATGCGAATCAGTTCAACCCCGAAGCGGCAGGATCTGTCACCACATAACTCTTTGTTGGAAGAACTGATCTCGCGTCTTGATCCGCTCGACAAGACCAGGTTTGAACAGCAACTCAACGCAGCAGTGGCGGTGATTCCGTTCGAAGAAGCTGTGCAGCGCATTCTTCTTCCGTTGCAGCGCCGGATCGGAGAGCTTTGGCATGAAGGGCGGGTGACCGTTGCCGTTGAACACTATGTGACGAAAGTCATCCAGCAGAAATTGTTTGCCGTGATGAACCAGTTGCCGGTGAATGAATTCGGTCCTCGGGTGCTTGTCGCGTGTCCTGAAGGTGAATTCCACGAGATTGGCGCCCAGGCTGCGGCCTATCTTGCCGCTGCACGTGGGTGTCACGTGTATTATCTCGGTCCCAATCTTCCTATTTCAGCTCTTCAAACCTTCTGCGAACGCGTCAAGCCGGACCTGGTTCTCCTCTCCTTGACCGAAAGGCAATCTGACGAAACAACCAACAAGCTATTAGATGAGCTGAAAGGGCTTTCAGCGTCCTGGTCTGTTGCGATTGGAGGCCAGGGCGCGCGTGTGATCGAACACCTCTTAGAGAGGAGCGGAGTTCAACTTCTCGACGACCTTGCCGCACTACACAACCGCCTGGCGATTCTTCTTTCGAGGCAGCAGCGGGCTATTCGCTAA
- a CDS encoding SUMF1/EgtB/PvdO family nonheme iron enzyme, whose amino-acid sequence MLFIVLLTAGTISAAAGDPSAVDKDMVLISKGEFSMGSNEHGDETKHQVVLDSYWIDKFETSNARYKEFMKATSHPAPAYWDDPRLNKPNHPVVGVSWTDASAFCKWDGKRLPTEAEWERAAKGPEGDRHYPWGHTIDPKKANYGQNVGRTMPVDSYSDGISGYGVYNMAGNVFEWVEDWYEPSYYKRSVALNPKGADQGYNFANQGPVKVLRGGSWLAPETSLHTSHRFWNQPDNNSYGVGLGFRCAKSAQTVSDEAAQAGREAFIQALVAMGAEKNADALTSIEKALAADPGNIEYLATRDVIRKSMNITK is encoded by the coding sequence ATGCTATTCATCGTTCTGTTGACCGCTGGAACGATCTCCGCAGCGGCGGGAGATCCATCGGCCGTGGACAAGGACATGGTCCTCATTTCCAAAGGCGAGTTCTCCATGGGGAGTAACGAGCACGGAGACGAAACCAAGCATCAAGTCGTGCTCGATTCCTATTGGATCGACAAGTTTGAAACATCCAATGCTCGTTACAAAGAGTTCATGAAAGCCACCAGCCATCCCGCGCCGGCCTATTGGGACGACCCGCGACTCAATAAGCCCAACCATCCGGTTGTCGGTGTGAGCTGGACTGATGCAAGCGCATTCTGCAAATGGGACGGCAAACGCCTTCCAACAGAAGCAGAGTGGGAGCGAGCGGCCAAAGGCCCTGAAGGGGATAGACATTATCCATGGGGCCACACGATTGATCCAAAGAAAGCCAACTATGGTCAAAACGTCGGCCGCACCATGCCTGTGGATTCGTATTCAGATGGGATCAGCGGCTACGGGGTCTACAACATGGCCGGCAACGTGTTTGAGTGGGTAGAGGATTGGTATGAACCCTCGTACTACAAGCGTAGCGTCGCACTGAATCCGAAGGGTGCTGATCAGGGTTACAACTTCGCCAATCAAGGTCCCGTCAAGGTGCTCAGGGGAGGCTCCTGGCTCGCGCCGGAAACCTCACTGCATACGAGTCACCGATTCTGGAATCAGCCGGACAATAACTCCTACGGCGTCGGCCTTGGATTCCGTTGCGCAAAGTCGGCCCAGACGGTGTCCGACGAAGCCGCGCAAGCAGGCCGCGAGGCATTCATTCAGGCGCTAGTCGCAATGGGCGCTGAAAAGAACGCCGATGCACTCACGTCGATTGAGAAAGCGCTGGCCGCAGACCCTGGGAACATAGAGTATCTCGCAACCCGAGATGTGATCCGGAAAAGCATGAACATCACGAAGTAA
- a CDS encoding SUMF1/EgtB/PvdO family nonheme iron enzyme, translating into MTTHWWRSSGRLTEIATLAVVTLLLLSQPLAAESLTSVKDIDPVPMVTIPAGEFLMGSSEREGRADEWPQRSVYLDTFLIDQLEVTNARYLKFVKATGHRPPPNPYGTGTLQAIKGIEELPVVQTTWYDAKSYCAWAKKRLPTEAEWEKAARGIDGRLYPWGNEPPTGKHANFDREWEDEHTLHVVGSLPGGDSPYGVKDMAGNVREWVSDWYDSEYYKHAPNRNPQGPDKKGVVRSIRGGSWHSPITDITTSARGRGGFALQTHGTGFRCACNPERTTH; encoded by the coding sequence ATGACGACTCATTGGTGGCGGAGCTCAGGGCGACTCACTGAAATAGCGACCTTGGCAGTTGTCACGCTATTGTTGCTCTCGCAGCCGCTCGCCGCCGAATCGCTGACCTCGGTGAAAGACATTGACCCCGTTCCGATGGTCACAATTCCAGCCGGTGAATTCTTAATGGGCTCTTCGGAAAGAGAAGGGCGAGCCGACGAGTGGCCTCAACGGTCCGTATACTTGGACACATTCCTCATCGATCAGCTCGAAGTGACGAACGCGCGGTATCTGAAATTTGTCAAGGCAACGGGCCACCGACCTCCACCTAATCCTTATGGTACCGGCACGTTGCAGGCCATCAAAGGCATTGAGGAACTGCCCGTGGTGCAAACGACCTGGTACGACGCCAAATCCTATTGCGCCTGGGCCAAGAAACGGTTGCCGACCGAAGCAGAATGGGAAAAAGCCGCTCGCGGGATCGATGGCCGGCTGTATCCATGGGGTAATGAGCCGCCGACTGGGAAACACGCGAACTTCGATCGTGAATGGGAGGATGAGCACACCCTCCATGTTGTCGGCTCTTTGCCCGGGGGAGATTCCCCCTATGGGGTGAAGGACATGGCGGGCAATGTCAGAGAGTGGGTCTCCGATTGGTATGACTCGGAGTATTACAAACACGCGCCCAATCGGAACCCGCAAGGTCCCGACAAGAAAGGAGTGGTTCGTTCCATTCGAGGCGGCTCCTGGCATAGTCCGATAACCGACATCACCACATCGGCACGGGGTCGTGGCGGGTTCGCCTTGCAAACCCATGGCACTGGGTTTCGGTGCGCTTGCAATCCCGAGAGAACGACTCACTAG
- a CDS encoding TIGR01777 family protein, which yields MNIVVAGATGFIGRALCTTLLHAGHRVSILTRNAGQVFNQPGRSVSQVPWNSRDAGPWEQALEGADAVINLAGAPIAEARWTDARKQLITDSRVLTTRLLVRALSQRSARPATFISASGIGYYGASDDRCLDEGAARGPGFLADLCLAWEAEALRAAEFGTRVVLLRTGMVLERDGGALPKMLLPFRLFAGGPIMPGSQWVSWIHRRDHIGLIQWALSTATLSGPLNAVAPEPVTMNTFCEVLGRVLHRPSWLPVPGIALNILLGELGSLMTTGQRVIPAKAIAGGYAFQYPALEPALRAALTP from the coding sequence ATGAATATCGTAGTAGCCGGAGCAACTGGATTCATTGGCCGGGCACTATGCACAACGCTACTCCATGCAGGCCACAGAGTCAGCATCCTCACGAGAAATGCTGGGCAGGTCTTTAACCAGCCTGGGAGGAGCGTGAGCCAAGTCCCGTGGAACTCACGAGACGCAGGACCTTGGGAGCAGGCTCTTGAAGGAGCAGATGCTGTCATCAACCTCGCCGGTGCACCCATTGCCGAGGCACGGTGGACGGATGCTCGCAAGCAACTGATCACCGATAGTCGCGTGCTCACCACTCGCTTACTGGTCAGAGCCCTTTCACAGCGTTCTGCTCGGCCTGCCACATTCATCAGCGCGTCCGGCATCGGTTATTACGGGGCCAGCGACGATCGATGTCTTGACGAGGGGGCCGCACGCGGTCCGGGGTTCTTAGCCGATCTGTGCCTCGCATGGGAAGCGGAGGCCCTTCGGGCTGCGGAATTCGGGACGCGGGTCGTCCTCTTACGAACCGGAATGGTGCTCGAACGAGATGGTGGAGCGTTGCCTAAGATGCTGTTGCCCTTTCGACTCTTTGCAGGCGGTCCGATCATGCCGGGCAGCCAATGGGTCTCCTGGATCCACCGGCGTGACCACATCGGTCTGATCCAATGGGCGCTCTCGACGGCAACTCTTTCCGGCCCGCTCAATGCCGTGGCCCCGGAGCCTGTCACGATGAATACGTTCTGTGAGGTCCTGGGGCGAGTGCTTCACCGTCCGTCATGGCTTCCCGTTCCAGGCATTGCCCTGAACATCCTGCTTGGTGAACTGGGGTCACTGATGACAACCGGCCAGCGCGTGATCCCTGCAAAGGCGATCGCGGGAGGTTACGCATTTCAGTATCCGGCGCTGGAACCGGCTTTGCGAGCAGCGCTCACACCGTAG
- a CDS encoding deoxyribodipyrimidine photo-lyase yields the protein MRGIVWFRRDLRLHDQPALTAACKECDEVIPLFVFDEPLLQSHEFGSACVNFMLGCVEHLGSSLAELGISLRWRRGEQAEEVVRAAREWQADIIYWNRDYDPSAKTRDRQVQEQLAQLGVSVRTFKDHVVFEAEEIRGATGDPLQRYSAYRARWWTTWQACKPAILPVPKMTGRAKPVSSPSIPKLPSPRDLGYETLTPWIEPGEHNARRRLRSFLDGPILQYADGRNLPGIDGSSKLSPHFRFGTLSPRVAIHAALAKLATGGHRSRPDIVTWIDELIWREFFQQVLESFPHVAAGPFRTVSVPPPREPGPERDALWEAWCAGRTGYPIVDAGMRQLNRTGWMHNRVRMIVASFLIKDLRIDWQSGERYFMNHLLDADLAANNGNWQWCASTGTDSMRGYRVFNPALQSKKFDPDGAYLRLYIPELAKVPANRIHEPHLMSCDEQDRYGCHIAIEYPSPVVDHRQARQEYVELGKSQATL from the coding sequence ATGCGCGGGATCGTCTGGTTCAGACGCGACCTTCGATTGCACGATCAGCCGGCCCTGACGGCAGCCTGCAAAGAATGCGACGAGGTCATTCCGCTCTTCGTGTTCGATGAGCCGCTGCTGCAGTCGCATGAGTTCGGGTCAGCCTGTGTGAACTTCATGCTCGGATGTGTAGAGCATCTTGGATCTTCGTTGGCAGAATTGGGAATTTCTCTTCGATGGCGGCGCGGGGAACAGGCCGAAGAGGTGGTTCGCGCTGCGCGCGAATGGCAGGCCGACATCATCTATTGGAATCGCGACTACGACCCATCCGCGAAGACGAGGGACCGGCAGGTCCAAGAACAATTGGCGCAATTGGGTGTGTCCGTACGGACCTTCAAGGATCATGTCGTATTTGAAGCCGAAGAGATTCGTGGAGCCACAGGCGATCCATTGCAACGGTATAGCGCGTATCGCGCTCGTTGGTGGACAACGTGGCAGGCTTGTAAGCCGGCCATATTACCGGTTCCGAAAATGACCGGACGAGCGAAACCGGTTTCATCACCCTCCATCCCCAAACTTCCTTCACCGCGCGACTTAGGATACGAGACCCTCACACCCTGGATTGAACCAGGCGAACACAACGCCCGCAGACGATTGCGGAGTTTTCTTGACGGCCCGATCCTCCAGTACGCGGATGGACGAAATCTCCCCGGAATTGACGGAAGCTCGAAACTGTCTCCCCATTTTCGTTTCGGAACACTCTCACCTCGGGTGGCCATTCACGCGGCCTTGGCAAAGCTGGCCACAGGTGGGCACCGGTCCCGTCCCGACATCGTCACGTGGATCGATGAACTCATTTGGCGTGAATTCTTCCAGCAAGTCTTAGAGTCATTCCCTCATGTGGCCGCGGGACCATTCCGCACTGTGTCCGTGCCGCCGCCGCGTGAGCCTGGTCCGGAACGTGACGCGCTCTGGGAAGCCTGGTGCGCCGGGCGAACCGGTTATCCTATTGTGGATGCGGGCATGCGGCAGCTGAACCGGACAGGTTGGATGCACAACCGTGTGCGGATGATCGTGGCCTCCTTCTTGATCAAGGATCTTCGAATCGACTGGCAAAGCGGTGAGCGGTACTTCATGAACCACCTGCTCGACGCGGATCTGGCAGCCAACAACGGGAACTGGCAGTGGTGTGCCTCGACCGGCACCGACAGCATGCGGGGTTATCGCGTGTTTAACCCTGCGCTCCAGAGCAAGAAGTTCGATCCGGACGGTGCGTATCTTCGCCTCTACATACCCGAACTCGCCAAGGTGCCGGCGAACAGGATCCATGAGCCGCATCTGATGTCTTGTGACGAGCAAGACCGCTATGGCTGTCACATCGCGATTGAGTATCCATCTCCCGTCGTTGATCACCGTCAAGCTCGCCAGGAATATGTAGAGTTGGGCAAGAGTCAGGCGACACTATGA
- a CDS encoding DUF523 and DUF1722 domain-containing protein, with protein sequence MIASPIRLGISRCLLGDEVRFDGGHKRDHFLTKVLGRYVEWVPVCPEVEAGFGTPREAMRLVGNPHHPRLMTITSKRDHTESMKAIIPARLDSLERLDLSGFVFKKGSPSCGVERVRVYTVQGMPSHGRSGIFAGAFMETFPLIPVEEEGRLCDPALRENFIERVFCYRRFQDLMQNGLTRQALVRFHTIHKYLLLSHSQQHYETMGRLVGQAERYRPKELTVKYGDLFMKALTVKATVRKHVNVLHHIVGYFKSRLTTHEKAELLGVIDDYHRGLTPLIVPLTLIHHYVRVFDVSYIRDQVYLHPHPKELMLRNHA encoded by the coding sequence ATGATCGCTTCACCGATCCGTCTGGGCATCAGTCGCTGCCTCCTCGGTGATGAAGTTCGCTTTGATGGCGGCCACAAGCGCGATCACTTTCTCACGAAAGTTTTGGGCCGCTACGTTGAATGGGTGCCCGTCTGTCCTGAGGTCGAGGCGGGATTCGGCACCCCGCGGGAAGCCATGCGGTTGGTGGGCAATCCGCATCATCCTCGGCTGATGACGATCACCAGCAAGCGCGATCACACCGAGTCGATGAAGGCCATCATTCCTGCGCGTCTCGACTCCCTCGAGCGACTCGATCTCTCCGGGTTTGTCTTCAAGAAGGGCTCGCCCAGTTGCGGCGTCGAGCGGGTGCGCGTGTATACCGTCCAAGGGATGCCGAGTCACGGCAGATCAGGGATCTTCGCGGGTGCCTTTATGGAAACGTTCCCGTTGATTCCCGTCGAGGAGGAAGGTCGGCTCTGCGATCCTGCCTTGCGGGAGAACTTCATCGAGCGGGTGTTCTGCTATCGCCGATTCCAAGATCTGATGCAGAACGGGCTCACGCGACAGGCGCTGGTACGCTTCCATACGATCCACAAGTACCTGCTCCTGTCCCATAGCCAACAGCATTATGAGACCATGGGCCGGCTGGTCGGACAAGCGGAACGATATCGGCCCAAGGAATTGACGGTGAAGTACGGGGACCTTTTCATGAAGGCTCTCACCGTGAAAGCGACGGTCCGCAAGCATGTGAATGTGCTGCACCACATTGTGGGATACTTCAAGAGTCGACTGACGACGCATGAAAAGGCCGAGCTGTTAGGCGTGATCGACGACTATCATCGAGGGCTTACTCCCTTGATCGTCCCGCTCACACTGATTCATCACTATGTCCGGGTGTTCGACGTGAGCTACATCCGTGATCAAGTGTATCTCCATCCACACCCGAAGGAACTGATGCTGCGAAATCACGCATAG
- a CDS encoding CbiX/SirB N-terminal domain-containing protein — MTTDKRGVVLVGHGGIPKDCPQELVTRLKRLEAQRRAAKQPPSQEELELDTKIRRWHRTAETDPYQAGLETVAARLRPQLDDALFAVAYNEFCAPTLEESIESLIKQGATHITVATTMFTPGGSHSEVEIPEILDHLRPQYPGVELRYAWPYDLQLVATTLAEQIRRYS, encoded by the coding sequence ATGACGACAGACAAGCGAGGGGTGGTTCTGGTGGGTCATGGCGGCATCCCGAAGGATTGTCCACAGGAATTGGTGACCAGACTGAAGCGGCTGGAAGCCCAACGGCGCGCCGCCAAACAACCGCCATCCCAGGAAGAGCTCGAATTGGACACGAAGATCCGGCGTTGGCATAGGACCGCAGAAACGGACCCGTATCAAGCAGGTCTCGAGACCGTTGCCGCACGCCTTCGACCCCAGCTCGACGACGCGCTGTTTGCCGTGGCCTATAACGAGTTTTGTGCGCCGACGTTGGAGGAATCGATCGAGTCGCTGATTAAGCAGGGCGCGACTCACATTACCGTGGCGACCACCATGTTCACCCCAGGAGGTTCACATTCGGAAGTCGAGATTCCTGAAATTCTCGATCATTTACGCCCACAGTACCCTGGAGTCGAGCTGCGTTATGCCTGGCCATACGATCTTCAACTGGTCGCGACCACCTTGGCGGAACAGATTCGACGTTACTCCTAA
- the pyrE gene encoding orotate phosphoribosyltransferase: MTLREQLAKAFHETQSFKWDRENGFKLASGEMSPFYVDCRTLMAHPGARRLVGELASETLAEVEFDCLGGLELGAIALSATISDFAYAASRQRVWRTFVVRKQAKDHGLGRLIEGSIHPGDRALIVDDVLTSGGSLLKATGVAREAHLKVDHALVIVDRQEQDGKTRLEREGVRILSLLTIQDLMRAMKSP, translated from the coding sequence GTGACACTTCGGGAGCAATTGGCGAAAGCCTTCCACGAGACCCAATCTTTTAAATGGGATCGCGAGAACGGATTTAAGCTCGCATCGGGTGAAATGAGCCCATTCTACGTCGATTGTCGTACGCTCATGGCACATCCGGGGGCTCGCCGGCTGGTGGGAGAACTCGCCTCTGAGACTCTCGCTGAAGTGGAGTTTGACTGTCTGGGTGGCCTCGAACTTGGAGCCATCGCTCTCTCCGCGACCATTTCGGATTTTGCCTATGCCGCCTCTCGTCAGCGCGTCTGGAGGACGTTCGTCGTACGAAAACAGGCCAAAGACCATGGATTGGGCAGACTGATTGAGGGCAGCATCCATCCTGGCGATCGAGCGTTGATAGTCGATGACGTGCTCACGAGCGGTGGGTCGCTGCTGAAGGCGACAGGCGTCGCGCGGGAAGCCCACCTCAAAGTGGATCATGCGCTGGTGATCGTGGATCGCCAAGAACAGGACGGAAAAACACGACTGGAAAGAGAGGGGGTTCGGATCTTGAGTCTTCTGACCATTCAGGATCTCATGCGAGCCATGAAAAGCCCCTGA
- a CDS encoding phosphodiester glycosidase family protein produces MLTVFLLPGLSLAQNISWERLSEGLTVSVWKPGDSCPTVPTMLVVDMDPERARFSIHYYAQEGLSHPLTIEEWQKRTGHHVVFNAGLFRENFTYLGLLYKDGRSLGSRRHAQWQGLFVAEPSMTGVKKARVLDLESDSFDEDQPPYREAAQALMLLDQSGKIRVRETGKHAYQTIVAEAENGHILIFKSLGVVPLYDLGRCFKDGFPAVRQAMAMDGGSSSDVRILESLWQKDLPILGHASWKSLFSGTAGTHIPLPTVIGVSSR; encoded by the coding sequence GTGTTAACTGTCTTTCTGCTGCCCGGTCTGAGCCTAGCGCAGAATATTTCGTGGGAGCGCCTGTCTGAGGGCCTCACGGTCTCGGTGTGGAAGCCAGGGGACTCTTGTCCTACCGTGCCGACCATGCTGGTTGTGGATATGGACCCGGAACGTGCGCGCTTCTCGATCCACTATTATGCACAGGAGGGACTTTCACATCCTCTCACGATCGAGGAATGGCAAAAGCGCACTGGCCATCATGTGGTGTTCAACGCAGGGTTGTTCCGTGAAAACTTCACCTATCTCGGTCTGCTTTATAAAGATGGCCGCTCCTTGGGAAGCCGGCGTCACGCGCAGTGGCAAGGCTTGTTTGTGGCAGAACCGTCCATGACTGGAGTGAAAAAAGCCCGAGTCCTTGATTTGGAATCGGACAGCTTCGACGAGGATCAACCGCCTTACCGGGAAGCCGCACAGGCCCTGATGCTTCTCGATCAATCCGGGAAGATCCGTGTCCGCGAGACCGGGAAACATGCCTATCAGACGATCGTAGCCGAGGCCGAGAATGGGCACATTCTCATCTTCAAGAGTCTGGGGGTGGTCCCCCTGTACGATTTGGGTCGGTGCTTCAAGGACGGGTTTCCGGCTGTGCGCCAGGCTATGGCGATGGATGGAGGGTCCTCATCCGATGTGCGCATTTTGGAGTCGCTGTGGCAGAAAGACTTGCCTATACTGGGACATGCTTCATGGAAAAGCTTGTTCAGCGGGACCGCGGGTACTCATATTCCGTTGCCCACCGTGATCGGGGTGAGTTCAAGGTAA